The Nicotiana tabacum cultivar K326 chromosome 1, ASM71507v2, whole genome shotgun sequence genome segment TTTGAGTCCGGTTGATTCATTTGCAAATTTTGACAAGAACAAGATAATGAAACTGGCCAAGTATTATCCAAGTGAATTTGATGAAAACAAGCTTCGGGAACTTGGTTTTCAACTCGATAGCTTCATTGTCTATGCTCAAAAGTGTGATAGCAAGTTTCTTAACTTGAAAGGAATTAAAGATCTTGCTAGAGTTATGGTTGAGACAAAAGTTGATCAGACTTGGACACATGTATATTTACTTGTGAAGTTGACTTTGATTATACCTGTTGCTACCGCAAGTGTGGAAAGAGCATTCTCATCGATGAAGTACATAAAAAATGATCTACGCAATAGAATGGATGAAgattttttaaacaatttttagtTTGCTATATAGAGCGTGGAATATTTAAGACTGTAAGTAATGATGCTATTATTAACCGTTTTCAAAGTATGAAAACTCGTCGAGGACAATTGTAAAGTGAATGATGTTTTTTTTGTGTGACTATAATATTAATTATAGTTTGCTCATGAACTTATTGTCATTGTAAAATTATACTTGTTGTTCCTATATCATACCAATGTCTATAAAAATTTAACGGTGCACCCATTCTCTTGAAATCCTGGATACGCCTCTGGGCAGGGATGACCCGTTTTCAACTCGCTTCAATCCGGGTTAGCCCGATTCAGCCCGGTATTGTTCCTTATTGTGCGGGCTGGGACGGGTTTGGTTGGGAGGCGGGTTTTGGACGAACATGTTTTGGTTAACGGTGCACCGAACCCGCTAAGCCCGTGACCCGTTAACGGGTTGTTAACGGGTTGCAGCCCGTTATGAGCCCAGTTACTGTtgctaatttttttattttttattttaattaattggactgttgccaacggtcaaattgAGAAATGATCGTTGGGGAACGGCCAGATTTTGCAGAAATGGCCATTTCGGCCTCTGTAAAATtacatttttaaccttttaaaaccTATAAATAGCCccacttcttcttcattttttctcacaattcactctattactactctaattctctc includes the following:
- the LOC142161946 gene encoding uncharacterized protein LOC142161946 — encoded protein: MDEDYVIGKSKRKRSEVSYLHHFRVEVFYVVIDLELQELNSRFDVVTNDLLLGMASLSPVDSFANFDKNKIMKLAKYYPSEFDENKLRELGFQLDSFIVYAQKCDSKFLNLKGIKDLARVMVETKVDQTWTHVYLLVKLTLIIPVATASVERAFSSMKYIKNDLRNRMDEDFLNNF